A genomic segment from Lignipirellula cremea encodes:
- a CDS encoding energy transducer TonB, which yields MQPTLSKAFTLSLVAHGAALTACLWTIPQQHFAVAGSQTAIYLEASLAQPALEQVEETVPIEVEPEAEASPPTPVEPEPPVEPAPPLLPEPETREPLPPVPEVKTLVETNTPPPVLTVALLPVPRTQAVAAEPPAAAKPESRPRERVAVPLAVRRPEPEERIVEKPPEQPKRPLRTAPSVTQPPAVAATVQLGVETKTPPDFSSNQAPQYPAEAVRRGWEGTVMLELEVAASGRVGRVTILQSSGYPILDRAAVNAVQKWRGEPAQLFGAAIPTTEKLPVRFRLRD from the coding sequence TTGCAACCGACGCTCTCCAAGGCATTTACCCTGTCGCTGGTCGCGCATGGGGCTGCGTTGACGGCCTGTTTGTGGACGATTCCTCAGCAGCACTTTGCAGTTGCAGGCAGTCAAACAGCCATCTACCTGGAAGCTTCCCTCGCCCAGCCGGCGCTCGAACAGGTAGAAGAAACCGTCCCCATCGAGGTCGAGCCAGAAGCCGAAGCCTCCCCCCCAACACCCGTGGAGCCGGAACCGCCTGTCGAGCCGGCGCCGCCCCTGCTGCCGGAACCCGAAACGAGGGAGCCGCTTCCTCCCGTTCCTGAGGTCAAAACCCTTGTCGAGACAAACACCCCGCCGCCCGTCCTGACAGTCGCCCTGCTGCCTGTCCCGCGCACCCAAGCCGTGGCAGCCGAACCTCCAGCGGCTGCGAAGCCCGAGTCCCGTCCGCGGGAGCGAGTGGCGGTTCCACTGGCGGTTCGGCGCCCGGAGCCGGAGGAACGCATCGTCGAAAAACCGCCGGAGCAGCCCAAGCGTCCGCTGCGCACGGCGCCTTCGGTGACCCAGCCTCCTGCGGTTGCTGCTACGGTGCAGCTGGGAGTGGAAACCAAAACGCCGCCGGACTTTTCCAGCAACCAGGCCCCCCAGTATCCGGCCGAGGCCGTACGCCGCGGCTGGGAAGGCACCGTGATGCTGGAACTGGAAGTCGCCGCCAGCGGACGGGTCGGTCGGGTGACAATTCTGCAGTCCAGCGGCTATCCGATCCTGGACCGGGCCGCCGTGAATGCCGTACAGAAATGGAGGGGCGAACCGGCCCAACTGTTTGGCGCCGCAATCCCCACCACGGAAAAACTGCCAGTCCGTTTTCGTCTGCGGGACTAA
- a CDS encoding site-2 protease family protein has product MRRKLRLPLMLFLATCLSTFWVGSTRWMPLAYLGAGLGFSNEVLLPPGWMPARQMLVTHWQDGLIYMGCVLLILLTHEMGHFLATIWYKIPASYPIFLPIPINAIGTLGAVIGMDGSKADRRQIFDIGIAGPLAGLVVAIPIIWIGTARLDFDAPAYGGMIFNAPLAIQFLYDLIQPAGYTPGAQVVVSQLNPFFMAGWIGLLITGLNMLPVSQLDGGHVIHGLLGRNAKWIARGFMVFAIAYVVYAGVGTWMIMITLVLFMGSDHPPTRDDNVQLGWPRMALGIASLSIPLLCFPPNPMEFQEPSPVQPVKQVQPAAPAEVAWQASAEI; this is encoded by the coding sequence GTGCGACGCAAGCTGCGTTTGCCGCTGATGCTGTTCCTGGCGACTTGCCTGTCGACTTTCTGGGTAGGATCGACCCGTTGGATGCCGTTGGCCTACCTGGGCGCGGGGCTTGGTTTCAGCAATGAAGTGCTCCTGCCGCCGGGATGGATGCCCGCCCGACAAATGCTGGTGACTCACTGGCAGGACGGGCTGATTTATATGGGCTGCGTGTTGCTGATCCTGCTGACGCACGAAATGGGCCATTTCCTGGCGACCATCTGGTACAAGATTCCGGCCAGTTACCCGATCTTTTTACCGATTCCGATCAATGCGATTGGCACTCTTGGCGCCGTGATCGGGATGGACGGCTCCAAAGCCGACCGCCGTCAGATCTTTGACATTGGCATCGCCGGACCGTTGGCCGGCCTGGTGGTCGCCATTCCGATCATCTGGATTGGAACGGCCCGGCTGGACTTTGATGCGCCCGCTTATGGCGGCATGATCTTCAACGCCCCATTGGCGATTCAGTTTCTGTACGACCTGATCCAGCCCGCTGGCTACACGCCCGGCGCCCAGGTGGTGGTCAGCCAACTTAATCCGTTTTTCATGGCCGGCTGGATCGGACTGCTGATTACGGGCTTGAACATGCTGCCGGTCAGCCAGCTGGATGGCGGCCACGTGATCCATGGCTTGCTGGGAAGAAACGCCAAATGGATAGCGCGTGGGTTCATGGTGTTCGCGATTGCTTACGTGGTCTACGCCGGCGTTGGCACCTGGATGATCATGATTACCCTGGTGCTGTTCATGGGGTCAGATCACCCTCCCACGCGCGACGACAACGTGCAACTGGGCTGGCCGCGGATGGCGCTGGGAATTGCCTCACTGTCGATTCCCCTGCTCTGCTTTCCGCCCAATCCGATGGAGTTCCAGGAACCCAGCCCCGTGCAGCCGGTCAAGCAGGTGCAGCCCGCCGCTCCCGCGGAAGTGGCCTGGCAGGCGTCGGCGGAGATTTAG
- a CDS encoding hemin uptake protein HemP, producing the protein MPTATWAHALLEDQDVRSPRFFSPKIATLMNKIAMPSPSGNCPAEPEFSPEDQESPVESSDRPLIYQSFELLQGRREVWIEHQENMYRLRLTSSGKLYLTK; encoded by the coding sequence ATGCCGACCGCGACTTGGGCGCATGCTTTGCTTGAAGACCAGGATGTACGCTCTCCTCGTTTTTTCTCGCCGAAGATCGCCACTCTTATGAATAAAATCGCCATGCCGAGCCCGTCCGGCAATTGTCCTGCCGAACCTGAATTCTCCCCGGAAGATCAGGAGTCTCCTGTCGAAAGCTCCGATCGTCCGCTGATCTATCAGTCCTTTGAGTTGCTGCAGGGTCGCAGGGAGGTCTGGATCGAGCATCAGGAGAACATGTACCGGCTGCGTCTGACTTCATCGGGTAAACTGTATTTAACCAAGTAG
- a CDS encoding Dabb family protein, whose amino-acid sequence MRWLFCLLVLSLGLVMLPGAALSLSAAESSKTLRHVVLFKFKDSVSAEEVKEVVDAFAALPGKIDTITAFEWGTDVSVENKAAGFTHAFVVSFRDAAGRDAYLPHPAHQEFVKLVGPRLDNVLVFDFFVNP is encoded by the coding sequence ATGCGCTGGCTTTTCTGTCTGCTTGTATTGTCGCTGGGCCTGGTCATGTTGCCGGGCGCCGCTTTGTCGTTGTCCGCCGCCGAATCCTCCAAAACCCTGCGGCATGTGGTGCTCTTCAAGTTCAAGGACTCCGTTAGCGCCGAGGAAGTGAAAGAGGTCGTCGACGCGTTTGCGGCCTTGCCCGGAAAGATCGACACGATTACCGCGTTCGAATGGGGAACCGATGTCAGCGTGGAGAACAAGGCAGCCGGCTTTACGCACGCGTTTGTGGTCAGCTTCCGCGACGCCGCGGGGCGCGATGCGTATCTGCCCCATCCGGCGCACCAGGAGTTTGTTAAACTCGTAGGACCGCGTCTTGATAACGTGCTGGTCTTTGACTTTTTTGTGAATCCCTGA